CGCAATTGGAGGTAAAGGGAAAAAGATCTCCGGAATCAGTATCCCGAATTGATATAAACCAGTCTTAGAAACGTCTAACACGAAAACAGGGGTCACATGAAAAACGAAAAAACCGGTACTGAAACTAAAACCTTACTTGAATTGATCCATAGTGTCTCAAACCGCCAGGATGTATCGGAGGATTTTGGGATCGACGGTGTGTTTCTCCTTGATGATGACGAGGAGGAATCAAAAACTGCATTGGCGGAACGTCTCGGCATGACCGGGGAAGAGGTGGCGGTCTTCGCGGTGCTGTTCGCCATGACCCTCGAAGACGGGGAAATTAACACGAATCAAATCGCACGAAAATTAAACTATACGCTGGCGCGTTACGATGAGTTAACCGCCATTCTCAATCGCTTACACGAAAAAGGCCTTGTGTTCAGATGTTACGATTTTCGAAACCGATATAGTTATATCGTCGGGCCGGAGATCCAAAGCAGGATCTTCGCAAACAAAGACGTCCTCGGGATGGAACTTAAAACCGATGCCTTTGGCCTTGCCGACATTGTCGCCTCCTATTTCAAATTGCTTCGGGAGGAGAAGATGGAAGCGGACATTATTTACAAATACCTCATAAAACTCACGGAGATAAATCCCTCCTTGCCCATTTCGAAAACCATCGAAAAATATTTGCTTTCCGAAGAGGAAGTAGTCCTTCTCTTTGCGTTGTACTGCAACAAGATCGAAGGGTACAGGTCCCTCAGCATGTCCTCCTACCTTTCCGACGTGTACAGAAAATATTCCCAACGCATGAATATTAAAAAAATGTTCCTTTTGGGAAATGCAAAAACGCTGGAGACCGGGCTTGTGAAATTAGAGGACGATCATTTCCAGGTCGGCGACAGCATTAGTCTCACCGAAGCAGGATTGGAAGCTCTTTTCGGAAATGACAAATCTCTTTTCGAAAAAAACGAACACGCATCCGCTTTTCCGGAGATGATCAACCCTGCCGGTCTTCCCGAGCGCAAACTCTTTTTCAACCCTTCGGAAAAGGAGGCCGTTGATTCTCTTCAACGTTTGTTGAGTGAAGCGGAATTTCCGGTCATTCAAAAAAATCTGTCCGCGGAAGGGATGATTCCCGGAATGGCGATCTTGCTTTATGGCGCGCCGGGAACGGGAAAGACCGAAACGGTGTACCAAAGCGCCCGTAACACGGGCCGTGAACTTTTTAAAGTGGAGATCAGCAGCATACGTGATAAATATGTGGGCGAATCGGAAAAAAGGACGCGCAAGATTTTTAACGACTACCGTCGCTGCATGAAAAAACCCGGGCCCATGCCCATTCTCTTCCTCAACGAGGCGGATGCGCTTATCAGCAACCGCATCACCGTATCGGATTCTGTGGATCAAATGAACAACACGATGCAAAACATTCTTCTCGAAGAGATGGAACGCTTTGAAGGCATTCTGTTTTGCACCACGAACCTGGAAATGAATCTTGATCCTGCTTTTGAACGACGTTTTCTTTACAAGATCAAATTCGAATTGCCCTCGGAAACTGTTCGCGCCGCCATTCTCCGTGACAGAATAAAGAACCTCAGCGAAGAGCAAGCCCTCAGGCTTTCGTCACTCTATCCTTTGTCAGGCGGTCAAGTTGACAATATTCACCGTAAACTCGTCACCGAACGATTGCTTACCGGAACGGAACCCACGATTGAATTTATTGAAAAAATCTGCACGCAAGAATCGATTCTCCGTCAGCCCTCGAGGAAAATCATCGGGGGCTTTCATACCCCCGGAAATTAAATTGAGGCAGATCCGATCGCAGGCAGGTGATTCATTCCATTTTTTTGGAAACCTGCCGGCGGTCGGGATAAACTATTTTTTCGGGGTACTGTGCTCCTCTTCGATGGCGAGGACATAATGATCCGCCAGGTAATTTTTCATAAAATCGTCGATGAGGTAAAGGAACAATTCGTCATCAATAAAAGCAGGATCATCGCAAGGTGAGTAGCCTCCCCCTCCCATATTTTCATTTCTGACAAGGTTATTCTTCCAATACATTAATTTAAAGATCGTACCCGGAACCTGCATCAGGCAATAGAGTACGACGAAGATGTCGGGATTCTCTCTGTCCCGGATCATAAAATTTACTTCTCCCATAGAACCATCATGGTCACTGGCAAACAATTTTATCTTGAAAAAATCCATACGATGACATTCGTACACTTTTGTCAGATGATCAGGATCCATATAACAATAAAAAGTCAGATGCCGACTGCGTTTAAGACGCTTGATGTTGTTTTTTTGAAGCATGTTGCAGGTGTTTTTAAAAATGATATTCGATATCCATCCGGGAGTCATTTGTACCGCACACCGGTCCTTCCCAAAAGGTAAAACGATCCACTTACGTTGAAATATCACAGGAGAGATATAAAAAAGAAAAAATAATTTCCACAGGATGATATAAATGAAACAGCAGGTCGTTATTGGATGAGTAACCTTCTAAATCCTCAACGAGCATGAAAAGATTTCCAATTCAAATCACAGGCCGGATCGCCGCAAAGGTCATCGCCTTCCTTGCCGTGTTTCCGGCACTCTTCTTCGCCTGCAAACCTTCCAAACCTCTTGCCAAAGTGGAAGAACAGGTGCGCATCGAAACGCCCTTCAGCGGGAGCCAGTACCACTCCGACAACAAATTCATCCGTGCGGTCTATTCCCACGAGAGTGAAGACATCTCCCAGGCCAAGACCAGGGCCCGGATGAAATCCGAACTGGCCATCGCCCAGACCGCAGGCTCACTTGTCAAGTCCTACCTGAAGGACTATACCGCGGAACGCAAGTTGGAAAAGACGGAGCTGAACAGTAATTACCAGGCCATCGGTGAACTCTGGACCCGTGAGCACCTGACCAACTGCATCGTCATCGGCGAGGAGCTCTACAAGAACAAGACGACGGGTCTGTACACCTACTGGGTCGCCATGGAAATGAACAGGAAGAGCTCTACACTAAAACGGTCAGCCGTATCAAGGCCGATGACCGTCTGCGTCAGGATTTTGACGAACAACAGTTCCGCAAGGTTTACGAGCAAGGAATAAACGAACTCCAAAAGGAACAAAATCAATGAACCTTCAGTGGTATCTCGTTTGCATCGCGCTGCTCCTGTCTGCTGCCGGAGCGGCTGCACAGCAACAGCCGGTACCGTGCCGGGGTTCGGCAGAACTGCCATTGCGGGAGGAGCAATCGATCCGTGCATTGAAAGCAGAACTGCTGGCCGCGGCACGCCTGGATGCCATGGGCAGGGTCCGGGGAACGGATATCGCTTCCATACAAACCAGTCTTATTGCTTCTGCAAATCCGCATGATTCCGGCATGAGCGACAGCTTCAGATCCTTCAGCCAGTCACTCATCGCCGGACGCTGGGCCGGAGATGCGGACCTGCCGCTGTTCACTCCATTCATTGGCCGCGATGGCCGGCCCTGGATGCGGGCGGAAGTGAGCGGGTTTGTATTTCCAGTAGGATACGAAAGGAATGTCGCGAAATGCTTCATTTCACTTTCCGGCAGAAGTGAGGAGCAAACCGTCTTCCGGGAAGGGGATGCCTTTACGATTCATATTGAATCCGGACAATTCGGAAGGTTGGATGTGTTCATTGAATCGGATCTTTCAGATACCGTGTTCGTTCCGGAAGACGCGGCCATCACAGTTCGAAATGAGAAACTGTTGAGCATACCGCCGGATGACGGCTCCGCGTGTGGCAACCTGGTCTTCACCGGCAACGACACGAACGGGCCCTCCGTGCACCGCTTCCATTTCCTGTTCTCTCCTCTTGTGGATCTGCCATCCGGCGCAGCAGGGAAAAAGGCCGGCATCTACCCGCTCCGCTTCCTCTCCCGGCAGGAATTCTATGAACTGTTGTTGAAACGGCTCTCGGAAGAAAACCCCGCGCCGGATTATGAAATTGCCGATGTAACCGTATATCCACGATGAAGAGCATAGACCTATTTTCCGTTTGCCTCCTGCTTGTCGCACTTTGGTTGATGCCATCTGCTCGAGCAGCCATGCCCGGCAATGTGCATATCAGCCAGGTCAGCAACACGGTCGTGGTCACCTACGACCTCATCGGAAGTCCGGAAGAACGCTGCGACATTCGCATTGTCTTTCAGGCCCGCACTATACAACGAAGCATCGTTCCGATCAACCTGTGGGGCGATCTGAAAAATGTCGTACCGGGTCCAGGAAAAACGATCACCTGGGATGCCGGTGCAGATCTGGGGTCCTGGTCGGGAGAAATAAAAGCGGTGATCACCGTCTTGCCCGCTGCCTGGATGCCTTCTACTGTCGTTAGGGATGCTTCCGCAGGAGGACCTTCGAACGCATTGCTCTCCGCCTTTTGCCCCGGGCTGGGAGACATGTTCGTGAACGGAGACGATGCGGTGATGATCAAACCGGGATACATCACGCTTGGCTTCCTTGCGTCACTTGGCTGTGCCTTCTATTCGCGCGAACAGATGAAAAACAATTACACCGCCTATCATTCCGCTGTGCAGCAATACGAGATCAACGGCTATTATGAAAAGGCAGAGTACTACCGGAAAAATGCCAACTTCTTTACCGGGATGGCGGCCTGTATCTGGGCGGGAGATGTTCTCCGTGTTCTCCTAAAAGGAATCAGTAATACGAGTGGAGGCCGCGGAGGGTTGAAGTCAACTACACAGACTGTATTTGATGTATATGCAGGTCCTGCCGGCGCAAGCGCAAGGCTTTGCTTCCGGTTTTAATCACAACACGATGGATCACAAGAAACAACTGTTCTGCTGCTGCTGCTGCTTTCTCTTGCTGCAACCCACTGCTTGTCCGGCCCAGACGGCCGAATCGGGATACACTTACATCAGCATTGGGAAAAGCTCCGTGAAATCAGAACCGGAGTCGAATACCCTTTTTCCGGTTGATGTGGATTCTCCGCTTCCCTTGAAAGCAAGGGCCAACTTCAACCGCTTTGCACTCATCATCGGGAATGAAAACTATGCCGCCTATGGACATGGGCTGAGCAACACCGAATACGCCGTCCGTGATGCAGAATCATTCCGGATGTATGCTGTGAGCCTGCTCGGAATTCCCGAAGAGAATATTTTCTTCCGCACCGATGTTTCCGCCGGCACGATGGAAGGACTGCTGAAGCGATTCGTGCAGGCGGCCTCCATGGCAGCAGGAAAACCGGAACTTTTTGTTTACTACTCAGGTCACGGTATGCCGGGGACCCAGGACGGCGAGAGTTTCCTCCTGCCGGTGGATGCCGATCTGATCTCCCTGGAAAGTTCCCTGAGCCTCCGAAGGCTCATGACCGATATCGCATCCACCCCTGCTTCCCGCATCGTCCTTTTTCTGGATGCCTGTTTCTCGGGAGCCGGCCGCAGCGGGAATGTATTGCTTTCCTCCCGTGGTGTCGGATACCTTTCTTCTCCTGCGGCAGTTCCGGAACGGACTGTCGTATTCTCGGCAGGAACAGCCCGTCAGCCTGCCCTGTGTTACCGGGAGGCTGAACACGGTTTGTTCACTTATTGCCTGTTAAAATCGCTTCGCTACAACGGTCGCGGACTGCAACTTGGTGCACTCGTTGATGAAGTCAGCAGGGAGGTCGAAGCCGCTTCCATTCGTATCAACGGCAGTGTACAAAAACCATCCCTGCGTTCCGGCTTTGATGTACGTACCGAATGGCATTCCTGGAAGATCAAAGACTAAATCAGATGAAAAAGAAAATTCTGCTCCTCCTGGCCTTCTTTACAGGCGTTCTCATTTCCTGCGAAAAGGAGCCTCTCCAAAGGGACAATGTCATGGATGAATTCCTTGACAACTCCAACGGCCACTATGCTTTTCCAAACGTAAGCGACGGTTCGGTGAGCGGTATCTATGCGAACGGGGCGATCTTCGACGGAAAAGTCGTCTCCGACGGTGGCAGTGCGGTCACTGCGCGGGGAATATGCTATAATTATAGCGGAAATCCATCCCTTGCTTTTTACACGATCCAGTCCGGCGGCGGAACCGGGGATTACCGCTGTATCCTGGAAGGACTTCTTCCGGGTTACACCTATTACCTGCGCGCCTACGCCACCAATGCCCTTGGAACAGTTTACGGGTATGAAATTTCATTTACCACGACGAGGTGAGGACAAGGTAAATTAATAAATATTAATAGAACAAAAGTTTGCAAACCGAACTACTTTAACTCTGTCTCCAAAATAAATGATGGACTAGTATGCATAAAAGAACCTTTAGAATTTAAAGATTATTAATCCACTCTACAGTATTTTCCTCTGTAACAGAAATTAAATAGTATACTAAACCAAACTTTCTACTTTCCAATTGCTTCGGCCAAATTCCTTTCATAATTTTTCCATCAGGAAAATCGTTAAACCAAGATTGAAGCCATTCATACTGCATTTGCGTTGGATTGTTCCACCAGTTATAGAGCTGATCTTTGCCACCAGCAATAAATAACCCGTATCTTGAAAAGTCATCCAACTGTAACTGAGTTTGTCTATGATCGGATTTCAAAAAAGTGAAAAAATCATCCTTTACTGATACTCTCCAAAAATCTTCTTCGTAACTATCCCAGTTTTGTTGAAACTTAACTTCAACCTGGCACGTCCATTTATTTTCCTCACATACCAAAATCAAATCACGTCTGGCTCCGGATTCATTCATATTACATTCAGAATAAACTTTCAGTTTCCATTTTGATGCAATTTCTGCAATAGAAAGTGAAATATTATTCTCATGAGGAAAACCTCCTTTTTTAGTGGGCCAAAAATATTCACATTTTTCATTTAAATTAGAATAAATATCGGCAATAAATTTTTCGATAGTGTTTTTCATAGGCACGTATTTTTAACATCACTTTTTTCAGGTTATTTACCTGTAGTAAAGCATAAAATAGACTAATGAACAAAGGTATATATATTTTCAGGAAGTCAATTTTCATACTACATATTTTTCCACACTACGACACCTTTTGTCGCTCACTTACCTACTTTTGTATTCGTATTTAATAACCCTCGTTCAATTGAACCATTCATACTGATTCTACCTCTAAAATAGAACGCAATGGGTACCACGAACCATTTGGAAAATCAACCGAGGGACAAGCTGCTCGGAGAGCTAAAGAAGGCAGGAAAGGATTATGAAGATGCCCACTTCCACAACTTACTGCTGTTAAAGAAGTACGGACCGAACCTATTTGAAGACGACGGGACAATCGTCACGTTCTGTAATAGCAAAGAGTACCGTCGGCCCGGTCGAACTTTCATCCTGAATACCATTAAGCACTTTGAGTCGAAGGACGAACCGGCATGGTACAGGGTCTGCGCCAAACTAAAGCTCGTACTGGATTGTTACGATGAAAAGTTTGTAAATAAAAAGTCACAGGAAAATTCCTGAGACTTTTTATTTACATCATCGATTTCTTTGCGACATATTTTGTCGTCAGGAAAGAGTATATTTGTGTTGCCAATTATTTCACCTATTTGAATAACTAATCTAATTCCTAAAACTGTGCTCGATCTGAAAAAATACCAAAACATCCTTGATGCAAATAAAAAAAGAAATGATATAGAGTATGCTCCAGACCATAAATCTCCTGATGATAATGAAGGCATAGGATTTGCACTTGACAGACCAATTGTTCCTGAAATATGGAATCAGTTAAGTTTAAAAATTCTATTCATACTTAAAGAGACTTATGGCATGGACGGATGTGACACTTGCAAAATAATGGGGAATCCCGACAAATTTAACGACTCCAAAACTAACCTGCAGATTTCTAAAGTCTCCTATTGCATTCACGAAACGATAGCAAATGGAGTTGTCCCGTCTGTTGAAAATACAAATAACTTGAGCCTCGGCACCTTAAAAGAATCATTTTCAAAATAGCGATAGTTGAAGTTAAAAAAACATCTGGCGAAACCACAAGTAACGATAGTATAATTCGAGATCATTCGCGATTCAATAAGGAATTTCTTTCTCAACAAATACAACTTATAAATCCGCAAATAATTATTTGTGGTGGCTTGGTAACTTGGCATGCTCTAACTCTCGACTCTGGTTTGTTTGATCGGCAAATATTTAATCTTACTGACGATCGTAAGGCATATAAGTGCAGAGAACAAGTTATTTATAATGGTTACCACCCATCCTTTTACAAATTCAAGCCTGTTGAAGTGGCAACCACAATATATAATCTCTGGAAAATAGTTAACTGAAATTTTCTTTAGATTAATGATTATTACCTAAGTCGATTATGGTTATTTAACGCTGACGCTAGTTTTCAATTTTTAAAAGCAAATGTCAACTTTCAAAACAACCCTCGAACAAAGAGTTCAGCAAATTCTTCCTGATCTGTTGGAACGGGAAAAAGAGGTACGGATAAATACCAAAAGTTTCGTTTATTCCGGGTTGAGTGAAGTGGATTTGTCGGCTTATCAGGTTGCATTCCTGGAGTTATTTTTCGAGAACCGTGACGAACTATTCAAGGACATAAACAAAGAACTCGATGCCTTTTTCCTGAACCATGAAGAATCGAAAGGAGCAACATTTGAAGGTCTAATCCTTCCGTCTGACAATTCGAGTGAATGGAGCTACAGGATCGGGCTGATGAACGGTTCGGACACAAGGTCTTTTCTGAACTTTCATTTTATGGAATGGACATTCGTAAACCACGATTATATTTGTGAACCCGCTTGAAAATACAAACAACACATGTCCAATACCAAACGTCGCTTCTTCCTTCGCTACATCGCCATCATACAGAAACTCCGTTCCGGGGAGGCGTCTTTCGAAGATATAAAAAAGATGGTTTCAAATCAGAACGAGATCAGCGGGGAGGAATTCGAACTCTCCAAGCGCACCTTCCAGCGTGACCTGAACGATATCCGTACCATTTTCAACATTGACATCCGTACCAACAACCGCAACAATTATTACATCACGGAAGAGGAAGGTGACACCCTCCGTTCCCGCATGCTGGAGACCTTCGATCATTTCGATCTGCTCTACAGGGCAAAACACAAGTCGAAGTATATCTTCTATGAAAAAAGGACACCTGCCGGTACAGGCAACTTTTACCTATTCCTCCATGCCATCCACAATCGCCTCCTCGTTCGTTTCAAACACGAGAAATTCTGGCAAGACGGCTTCACGGAAAGAGTGGTGGAGCCTTATGCCCTGAAGGAAAGCCACCACCGCTGGTACCTGCTGGCCCTGGACAGGAAAGACGGAAAAGTAAAAACCTTCGGCATGGACAGGATCTCTGACGCAGAGACGACCCGTGAAAAATTCAGGTATCCCAAAGAACTCAATGTAGAGGAGATGTTCAGGTATTCATTCGGGATCATGACCGATGAAAAGAGCAAACCCGTCGAGATCGTCCTTTCCTTTGATCCCGAAGAGGGCAAATACGTCCGCTCCCTTCGCCTCCACGACTCCCAGGAAGTCCTCGTGGATTCCAAAGAAGAATACCGTATTCGTCTTACCATGTACATCACTTTTGACCTGGTCAAGGAATTACTTTCCTTTGGCAGTACGCTCACTGTTCTGTCGCCCAATAAACTGAGGACCGAAATGACGGAACAATTCGAAAAAGCATTGGTGAATTACAAGAGCTGAGTTTTTCCGTTTCTGATTTCAGGCCGCTGCATCCTGACCCACCTGGAAGCCAATGGGCCTTTTGACCTCCACCAGGTTATTCGTAAAATTCTCTCGGGTATTGTAGATCTCGGCCAATGTCATCGCGCCGGACACCGGATGATCTGCCACACCCAGCCTTTCAAGCAAGCGCCCCGACTTCATCGCATCCAGCGCATTGAACTCGTACGCCGCGATGAGCCTGCCTTTGCGCAACAGGGCGCTATCGACATTGCTGATTTTCGTATTGAACGTACAGATCACCTGTATGCCCAGGCTCTCGCCGAGGATGCCATCCGTAAGGTTCAGCAGCATGGAGATCCCGGATTCATTGTGACTGTCGCGGGACTTGATCAAATCCTCTGCGTCCTCAATAACAAGGATTGAATCCTTATTATCGATAAGGAAACCCATCATGGAAGGTGAATCCAGGTTGCCGGCTACTCTTGAAGGCAGAAAGATCACCCGCTTGCGTACACAATGCACAAGGAAACGGATATAGGTGGATTTTCCCGTCCCTGGCGTACCGTGGAAGAGGACGAGGCCGCTCCCCTCCTTCTTGTTCAACTGCTTAACGATCTCGCGATGCAAGGGCGCCAGGTCGTCGTTGTAATTGAGTTCAAGGCTGAGTTTAGGCTTCTTGTTCCTGATGTCCACACAGCGGAAGCCCATGCCGTCATCGATGAGGACGCTGACATCGTGGGTGGTATTCCGCCTCTTGCAGAACTGGCGCAAATGCGTGCAAAGTTCTTGCGCTGCCTGTTCCTTTTCTCCGCTGAAAAGCACGGCCACCGAGCCGTCATTTTCCGTGTCGAGAAGGAGGCCGTCATTAAAAAGATATATGAAATTAATTGGAATAACTTTGCCGCTGCGCTTATCAAACTTTTCCTTGGTGTGTCTCGCCGTGATCCTTCCTTTGTAAGTACTTTCGACCCATGCTATCAATTTTTTATGATCAGCGCCGTGCATGTATTTAATGCTCGGAATCACCCCAAAATAGGAATAGAAGACACGGTAACAGCTGATAAATGTTGACCGGTCATCGAAGACATTCATCGCTTGTACCTTGATCGACAAGAATTCGGAGCCTGGGGCAGCATTGCCCTCCACCTCATTGAGGGGCTTTATTGTTGATACTTGCATGTAAGGGAGAAGATTATTTGTCGTACAAAGATAGCGAGCCACGGCGCCAAAATGTGTCGCCGAGTACCAGATGTTGGTAAATCGCAAAAACATTTAGAATCAGGTTTTAAAATTTTCTGACAAAGGGCTGCAATTCAAACCTGAATTTTTGTCGTTTTAATGAGGCCTATATAAACTCCGGATGCTTCAATTACACCATGAAATTTTGAACAAGTGCCTTCTAAATAGATGCTTAAAATATAAGTGAATGCTATCAGAAATTGTGTTTCAAAACAAACAAAAAATGAGCTCAAACCGTCCTACGTATTATATTTACATTACCTAAAGTCCAATTGATACATCCCAAATATGGCAAAGTTGTCAACCTACTTTTTGACCCTTTTCTTCTTTTTCCCACTTTATCTATGGTCACAAAATAAAGTGAGTAGAATTAACGTCGCTGAAGATAATCGAACCAAGGAGGTGATGGATAGTTTTCAGGCAAGAGCTAAATACAAATTAGATAGCATTTGTATTTACGCATTTACTAATGAGATAGTAGTACATGACTAAAAGCTTCTTCTCTTGCAATTATCGGATTCTCATTTTCAAACAGTTTTTCGTCAACAATAAAATCGATCTTGTCCTTTGTTTCGTAACGAATCATTTTAACCTTGATTGCATAGTGCAAGGCTGCTGAAACACTCATGGATTTTACTATTTAACAATGGGTTATGAACAAAAACTCGTCGGTCGACATCTAAAACCGAAAGATAGGATAAAGGGGAAAAGTAACAAGAATTGGAAATTGTAGGCAACCAATAAATTCATTAGTTTCTCCTATAACAACTGGAATTTTTCAGATTTAATAACGTTCTGCAAAAGGCTGTAAGCAGCTGCCGGTGGCGTTCTCGAAGAAGGATGATAATAATCAATCACCTTCGGTTTTTGGAAGTTCCCTATTTCAATCGCACATCCAGAGCTTGACGATTTTGCATCTGGAAAAGCTTATCTCTTAAATCCGTCCAAAAGGACATGCCGAGAATTATTATTTCGGGGTCTGTGATTTCTATCTGTTCCTTCAAATAATCATGGCATTTGATGAGATGTGAGTCAATCTCTGAGTATTTTGAACTTCCGGCACCACCAATTTTCTTGATATTCATTAATGATGTATGCAACAGCGCTTGATGGGTAGCTTTTACATCAGTCCAGACATCATCATAGGGTGGAAAATTATTAAGGATGCCATAACTCCATTCAGCCAGGCGATATGTGAATTGATACCCAATTTCATCCTTCCACCATTCACGAAAATCTCCCGGCTTTTGTTCAGGATTGTTCGGCTCTTTCATCAGGTAAAGGATCTTTACCGGAGCCCGGTCATAAAGGGACTCGTTCAGGATTCCGTCTTTAACAAATTTACCCTTGTATCCTGGAATTGAACGTTCCCATCTTTCGAAGAGGTTTTCTAGCTTTTCAGTTTTAGTTGTCTGCCCCCATATTAACCAATCCGATTTTGAAGTTTATGTGACTTATTCTTCCATCCCGCGGAACTCTTTGAATTCACGTACTGAATTTTGACATCAGGGAAGCTTGTTACGAATTTCACCTTTTTCTTTGGAAATGAGTTATCAAAATACCAGATACAGTCGCTGTGATCAGCCTCTGATTTCATTTTAGTAACATAAACACAAAGGTCGGGTGAAGATGTTACAATCTGGACTTTGAAGTCCTGGAATGATGTTACTTCTTTTAGAATTGCCATGTTTCAATTATTTAATATTATCGGCTACCATCAAGATGACACAATTCAACTTTCAATAAATAGACAAAGATTGAACATTAACCTTGCTAAATTCAATAATTATTCCTTCAAAATTTTTATCTGAGATACATTTAAACCCGAAGTGATTTCAATTATATACACTCCTACAATATATTCATTAAGAGGTATTAATATTCGTTCATTCCGATATAAATATCGATTCAATTCTTGTCCATAAATATTTCTAACCACCAACAATCTAGACTCACACTTCTGATCAGAAGTGATATTAACAAAACCGGAAGCCGGATTCGGGGAAATTGCAAATCCCGAATTCAAATAATCATTTTTAATTCCAACCGTAGTTACATTGATCTGATCGCATGACACATCCCGTTCACAATCACTATTTGAAACAAGGCAAACATCGTATGTTCCATTCTGAAAGTACTGATGTACGGGGTTAATTGCAGTATCTGCCGAACCGTCTCCGAAATTCCAATAGTAAATGTGTGCATTGGAACTTGCATTGAAGAATTGGACTTGACCTCCATTATCCACATAAGTGAAGTCAGATACTACAGTATCACAGACTGTGTTTTCAGTTGTGTTTGTAACTACCGGTTCGTTGAAATCAAAATATATTTGAGAAGTATTAGAAATAACTGAACCAGGCAAATTCCCTACTTTTTGATTTATCCTGAACGTAACGTAACCATGACTA
Above is a window of Bacteroidota bacterium DNA encoding:
- a CDS encoding AAA family ATPase; its protein translation is MKNEKTGTETKTLLELIHSVSNRQDVSEDFGIDGVFLLDDDEEESKTALAERLGMTGEEVAVFAVLFAMTLEDGEINTNQIARKLNYTLARYDELTAILNRLHEKGLVFRCYDFRNRYSYIVGPEIQSRIFANKDVLGMELKTDAFGLADIVASYFKLLREEKMEADIIYKYLIKLTEINPSLPISKTIEKYLLSEEEVVLLFALYCNKIEGYRSLSMSSYLSDVYRKYSQRMNIKKMFLLGNAKTLETGLVKLEDDHFQVGDSISLTEAGLEALFGNDKSLFEKNEHASAFPEMINPAGLPERKLFFNPSEKEAVDSLQRLLSEAEFPVIQKNLSAEGMIPGMAILLYGAPGTGKTETVYQSARNTGRELFKVEISSIRDKYVGESEKRTRKIFNDYRRCMKKPGPMPILFLNEADALISNRITVSDSVDQMNNTMQNILLEEMERFEGILFCTTNLEMNLDPAFERRFLYKIKFELPSETVRAAILRDRIKNLSEEQALRLSSLYPLSGGQVDNIHRKLVTERLLTGTEPTIEFIEKICTQESILRQPSRKIIGGFHTPGN
- a CDS encoding caspase family protein, producing the protein MQVLPAQAQGFASGFNHNTMDHKKQLFCCCCCFLLLQPTACPAQTAESGYTYISIGKSSVKSEPESNTLFPVDVDSPLPLKARANFNRFALIIGNENYAAYGHGLSNTEYAVRDAESFRMYAVSLLGIPEENIFFRTDVSAGTMEGLLKRFVQAASMAAGKPELFVYYSGHGMPGTQDGESFLLPVDADLISLESSLSLRRLMTDIASTPASRIVLFLDACFSGAGRSGNVLLSSRGVGYLSSPAAVPERTVVFSAGTARQPALCYREAEHGLFTYCLLKSLRYNGRGLQLGALVDEVSREVEAASIRINGSVQKPSLRSGFDVRTEWHSWKIKD
- a CDS encoding WYL domain-containing protein produces the protein MSNTKRRFFLRYIAIIQKLRSGEASFEDIKKMVSNQNEISGEEFELSKRTFQRDLNDIRTIFNIDIRTNNRNNYYITEEEGDTLRSRMLETFDHFDLLYRAKHKSKYIFYEKRTPAGTGNFYLFLHAIHNRLLVRFKHEKFWQDGFTERVVEPYALKESHHRWYLLALDRKDGKVKTFGMDRISDAETTREKFRYPKELNVEEMFRYSFGIMTDEKSKPVEIVLSFDPEEGKYVRSLRLHDSQEVLVDSKEEYRIRLTMYITFDLVKELLSFGSTLTVLSPNKLRTEMTEQFEKALVNYKS
- a CDS encoding AAA family ATPase, which gives rise to MQVSTIKPLNEVEGNAAPGSEFLSIKVQAMNVFDDRSTFISCYRVFYSYFGVIPSIKYMHGADHKKLIAWVESTYKGRITARHTKEKFDKRSGKVIPINFIYLFNDGLLLDTENDGSVAVLFSGEKEQAAQELCTHLRQFCKRRNTTHDVSVLIDDGMGFRCVDIRNKKPKLSLELNYNDDLAPLHREIVKQLNKKEGSGLVLFHGTPGTGKSTYIRFLVHCVRKRVIFLPSRVAGNLDSPSMMGFLIDNKDSILVIEDAEDLIKSRDSHNESGISMLLNLTDGILGESLGIQVICTFNTKISNVDSALLRKGRLIAAYEFNALDAMKSGRLLERLGVADHPVSGAMTLAEIYNTRENFTNNLVEVKRPIGFQVGQDAAA
- a CDS encoding DUF11 domain-containing protein, with protein sequence MSPSGLGSNHLTSRSDELEYTIRFQNTGNAPAYTVMIRDTLSDKLDITSFRNGQSSHPCSFNMYGSGIAEWVFNDIVLPDSTTNEPDSHGYVTFRINQKVGNLPGSVISNTSQIYFDFNEPVVTNTTENTVCDTVVSDFTYVDNGGQVQFFNASSNAHIYYWNFGDGSADTAINPVHQYFQNGTYDVCLVSNSDCERDVSCDQINVTTVGIKNDYLNSGFAISPNPASGFVNITSDQKCESRLLVVRNIYGQELNRYLYRNERILIPLNEYIVGVYIIEITSGLNVSQIKILKE